Proteins found in one Azospirillum thermophilum genomic segment:
- a CDS encoding Ig-like domain-containing protein, with protein MSTSKSNPGKGGGAGTDAPRALVDGAASSKLTGGTGGDLLFGGAGNDTLNGGAGNDWVDGGAGNDLGIHDLRTDTKGWDFYFGGQGNDTLEIRLSSAQLKDPKIVADLLALKAFIADHKGETRGSDYDHIGTFSALGLKAAGWEDLRVTVDDKVFDLGLLGGGTGGGTGGGAEPVPATVSVTTPDSNANTAAVVSQWAEQGVFVRALVGEAGNPASWQQTALGTKTVSFSITGANTTDGSIQGSYRYSGLGVNSGNGIDGGEIDTISGGTSATTELMALSFERPMQSVTIQLSALFDGKDDPAIAGADRGPYDSGYVERAQVVVFGTGGQVLGTVEVTGTINGLASVTLTASQFGGAIGSVALAPLNDGAGRSGNNSDFLLRSVTATPMSVDATASTPMLAVQPAAGLEDQAIALDLAAALTDTDGSERLSLTVGGLPGGASLSAGTRNADGTWTLSANDLPGLKLVPPAGFSGSIALSVTATSTESNGGATASASAAATVTVTAVADAPLLDVHDVTGREDSAIALDLRAALTDTDGSETLSLTLAGLPAGASLSAGNRNPDGTWSLSRDDLAGLTLTPPKDFSGDLTLTVTATSTERTGDRASTSGTLALSIAGVADAPTLAVTDTDGGEDEAIALDIRAAVGDADGSESLSVTLAGVPQGASLSAGTRNADGTWTLTAADLDGLTLTPADGWSGDIALTVTATSTDRGGDSRSVTAGMAVSVAPLADMPTLSVADATGTEDTLIPLTIAAGLTDLDGSESLSLTISDVPDGVVFNKGVKNPDGTWSITPEQLRDLAFTPPKDFSGEITMTVTAISTESNGAQSVRAESLTFAITPVTDAPTLAVADATGAEDHAVALDISGALTDLDDSETLSFTVAGVPEGASLSAGSRNADGTWTLGPADLDGLTLVPPKDFSGKIVLTVNAVSTEWRGDTATTSAVLTVTVTPVADAPALAVEDAAGSEDRAVALDITAALGDLDGSESLSVTIAGVPDGASLSAGTRNADGTWTLAEADLTDLTLTPPKDFSGTLALSVSATSTETNGATATTSATLAVSVAAVADAPDLSARDATGNEDSAVALDLSAALSDADGSETLSISIDGVPDGATLSAGTRNADGSWTLTAGQLDGLTLTPPANFSGELTLSVTATSREADGSTASTAAVMAVIVTPVADAPLLALSDVTGAEDQPIALGIDASLIDTDGSESLTVAIAGLPEGATLSAGSRGPDGVWLLTAAEAATVTVTPPRDFSGDLVLAVTATATESDGATTARSGTMTVSVAGAADTPDLAVTAATGAEDGAIALDIRAALTDLDGSETLSITVAGLPEGASLSAGTRNPDGSWSLRPADLEGLSLAPPADYSGTLALTVAATAADGDSRATRRAELAVTVTPVADAPVLAAADTSGAEDSAIPLDLSAALADTDGSESLTVTITGVPADASLSAGTKNADGTWTLTAVQLDGLTLTPPANFSGDIALGVTATATEQGGGSVIATAALTVTVTPVADLPTLSVRDAAGDEDTAIALDVAAALTDTDGSETLSVTIAGLPAEAVLSAGTRNEDGSWTVQASDLAGLTVTPPRDFNGDLTLSVTATSRESDGKTATTPAATLTVAVAPVPDDPILAVAPATGAEDAAIALAITAAPPEGTDLPVFVTVAGLPAGARLSDGVHSLTADGLTPADLTGWDLGALALVAPPNYSGALELTVSVSSPLPDGTQATVTAPLPVTVTPVADAPTLAVTAATGGVNEPVALDIAAALADLDGSESLSVTVAGLPAGASLSAGTRNADGSWTLSQQQLAGLTLTPPAGQAGSFELSVTATARESDGSTAATAAALHVAVVDGPNRIVVSNAVDASGAQDRSDGYVLSYAGPSTRRTVDGTTMDIAGVAADSTVSVVRDAADNPTVTADKGFGTVRNVHVASQGGASVTTQKFVSSDIDMADGGDSSVTVRDGLSGTVNTGSGNDRIEFTSAGAAVAGSGAAGTVRVASGAGNDAILLTALAGVSVAGVIDAGAGDDLVTIDNRSADTVHGGLGNDTIAGGGGDDDLDGGDGDDSLSGGSGGGDTLTGGAGNDVLRDGDGTALADGGSGDDTMVIDYKVPVGDSTVQRILTGGAGADTLTLTGTLSDLRLSIYGDGVAEAATDGADSITVSGTYASVDVWLGGGNDVYQGDNTGGSANTTLLVDRVHGGSGDDRISTGGGDDILWGDDGNDKLYGGFGNDTLYGGTGLDDLYGNGGDDVLYGDEGNDTLRGFDGNDTLYGGSGDDVLYGENNNDLLVGGEGNDTITGDAGADTIDGGLGLFDKLDGGAANDEITDADGAAEVYGGTGTDKLTLTYADDGGRPDLVRIISGGDGIDTITVTSADADLQFAIDGDDMTDETGDNIDTVTLTGVYASAKVRLGGGNDSYIADMTDATTGRVDEVHAGSGNDLVKTGGGNDIVDGGTGDDTVYGGGGKDSLLGGDGTDKLYGEAGNDTIDGGLGLFDEIYGGAGVDVMTDSDGAMVANGEAGNDVFTLTYTGNGGVFDARRVYGGDGLDTITLTSTDPLLSFLVYGDGETETAGDKADVVRMNGTYSRADVWLGGGNDDYQGDNGGAGGGRVDVVWGGSGDDRIGLGGGDDIAHGEDGNDALYGGDGNDTLFGELGNDVLNGNLGNDLLFGGEGNDTLWGQDGADTLEGGGGDDVFYGGDGNDLMIGGAGNDTFTGGTGADTYVIRRGDGYDRIQDMATVQDRIDLSEFHFAGVAAVKALAQDTTDGVVINLAEDQQLLLSGLTARQLTDAMFVI; from the coding sequence GTGTCGACCAGCAAGAGCAATCCGGGAAAAGGTGGTGGGGCCGGGACCGACGCCCCGCGCGCGCTTGTGGATGGCGCCGCGTCCAGCAAACTGACCGGAGGCACCGGCGGCGACCTGCTGTTCGGCGGGGCGGGCAACGACACGCTGAACGGCGGTGCCGGCAACGACTGGGTCGATGGCGGGGCGGGCAACGACCTGGGCATCCACGACCTGCGCACCGACACCAAGGGCTGGGACTTCTATTTCGGCGGCCAGGGCAACGACACGCTGGAGATCCGCCTGTCCTCGGCCCAGCTCAAGGACCCGAAGATCGTCGCCGACCTGCTGGCGCTGAAGGCCTTCATCGCCGACCACAAGGGCGAGACCCGGGGCAGCGACTATGACCATATCGGCACCTTCTCCGCCCTCGGCCTGAAGGCGGCGGGGTGGGAGGATCTGCGCGTCACGGTCGACGACAAGGTCTTCGACCTGGGCCTGCTTGGTGGCGGTACGGGTGGCGGTACGGGCGGCGGTGCGGAGCCGGTCCCGGCGACCGTCAGCGTCACCACCCCGGACAGCAACGCCAACACCGCCGCCGTGGTGTCGCAATGGGCCGAGCAGGGCGTCTTCGTCCGCGCGCTGGTCGGCGAGGCGGGGAACCCCGCCTCCTGGCAGCAGACGGCGCTCGGCACCAAGACGGTCAGCTTCTCGATCACCGGCGCCAACACGACCGACGGCTCGATCCAGGGCAGCTACCGGTATTCCGGCCTCGGCGTCAATTCCGGCAACGGCATCGACGGCGGCGAGATCGACACCATCAGCGGCGGCACCTCCGCCACGACGGAGCTGATGGCCCTGTCCTTCGAACGGCCGATGCAGTCGGTCACCATCCAGCTTTCCGCCCTGTTCGACGGCAAGGACGATCCGGCCATCGCCGGCGCCGACCGCGGTCCCTACGACAGCGGCTATGTGGAGCGGGCGCAGGTCGTCGTCTTCGGCACCGGCGGACAGGTGCTGGGCACCGTCGAGGTGACGGGGACGATCAACGGCCTCGCCAGCGTCACGCTGACCGCCAGCCAGTTCGGCGGCGCCATCGGATCGGTCGCCCTCGCCCCCCTGAACGACGGCGCGGGCCGCTCCGGCAACAACAGCGACTTCCTGCTGCGGTCGGTCACCGCCACCCCGATGTCGGTCGACGCCACCGCCTCCACCCCGATGCTCGCCGTCCAGCCGGCCGCCGGGCTGGAGGACCAGGCGATCGCGCTCGACCTGGCCGCGGCGCTGACCGACACCGACGGGTCGGAGCGTCTGTCGCTCACCGTCGGCGGCCTGCCGGGCGGGGCCAGCCTGTCGGCCGGCACGCGCAACGCGGACGGGACCTGGACGCTGTCGGCGAACGATCTCCCCGGCCTGAAGCTGGTTCCGCCGGCCGGCTTCAGCGGCAGCATCGCCCTGTCCGTCACCGCCACCTCGACCGAGTCGAACGGTGGTGCGACGGCCTCCGCATCCGCCGCCGCGACCGTGACGGTGACCGCCGTCGCCGACGCTCCCCTGCTCGACGTGCATGACGTGACCGGGCGGGAGGACAGCGCCATCGCGCTCGATCTCCGGGCGGCGCTGACCGACACGGACGGGTCCGAGACGTTGTCGCTGACCCTCGCCGGCCTGCCCGCCGGGGCCAGCCTGTCCGCCGGCAACCGCAATCCGGACGGCACCTGGAGCCTGTCCCGCGATGATCTGGCCGGGCTGACCCTGACTCCGCCGAAGGATTTCAGCGGCGACCTCACCCTGACCGTCACCGCCACCAGCACCGAGAGGACCGGCGACCGCGCCTCGACCTCCGGCACGCTCGCCCTGTCCATCGCCGGGGTGGCCGACGCACCGACGCTTGCCGTGACGGACACCGACGGCGGCGAGGACGAGGCGATCGCGCTCGACATCCGGGCCGCGGTCGGCGACGCCGACGGCTCCGAGAGCCTGAGCGTCACCCTTGCCGGCGTGCCGCAGGGCGCCAGCCTGTCCGCCGGAACGCGCAATGCCGACGGCACCTGGACGCTGACCGCGGCCGATCTCGACGGGCTGACCCTGACGCCGGCCGACGGCTGGTCCGGCGACATCGCGCTGACGGTGACGGCGACCAGCACCGACCGCGGCGGCGACAGCCGCAGCGTGACCGCCGGGATGGCGGTGTCCGTCGCTCCGCTGGCCGACATGCCGACCCTGTCGGTCGCCGATGCGACGGGGACCGAGGACACGCTGATCCCGTTGACCATCGCGGCCGGCCTGACCGACCTCGACGGGTCGGAGAGCCTGTCGCTGACCATCTCCGACGTGCCGGACGGCGTCGTCTTCAACAAGGGCGTGAAGAATCCGGACGGCACCTGGAGCATCACGCCGGAGCAGCTCCGCGACCTCGCCTTCACGCCGCCGAAGGACTTCAGCGGCGAGATCACCATGACGGTGACCGCGATCAGCACCGAGAGCAACGGCGCCCAGTCCGTACGGGCGGAGTCGCTGACCTTCGCCATCACGCCGGTCACCGACGCCCCCACCCTTGCCGTGGCCGATGCGACGGGTGCCGAGGACCATGCGGTGGCGCTCGACATTTCCGGCGCGCTCACAGACCTGGACGATTCGGAAACCCTGTCCTTCACCGTCGCCGGCGTGCCGGAGGGGGCGAGCCTGTCGGCCGGCTCCCGCAACGCCGACGGCACCTGGACGCTGGGCCCGGCCGACCTCGACGGCCTGACCCTCGTTCCGCCCAAGGATTTCAGCGGCAAGATCGTTCTGACCGTCAATGCCGTCTCCACCGAGTGGCGCGGCGACACCGCGACCACCAGCGCCGTGCTGACCGTCACCGTGACCCCGGTCGCCGACGCGCCGGCGCTGGCGGTGGAAGACGCCGCGGGCAGCGAGGATCGGGCGGTCGCGCTGGACATCACCGCGGCGCTTGGCGACCTCGACGGCTCTGAAAGCCTGTCGGTCACGATCGCCGGCGTGCCGGACGGAGCGAGCCTGTCGGCCGGCACGCGCAACGCGGATGGCACCTGGACGCTGGCGGAGGCCGACCTCACCGACCTGACGCTGACGCCGCCCAAGGACTTCAGCGGCACGCTGGCGCTCTCCGTTTCCGCGACCAGCACCGAGACGAACGGCGCCACGGCGACGACCAGCGCAACCCTTGCCGTTTCGGTCGCGGCGGTTGCCGACGCGCCGGACCTGTCGGCGCGGGACGCGACCGGCAACGAGGACAGCGCCGTCGCGCTGGATCTGTCGGCCGCCTTGAGCGATGCCGACGGATCGGAGACGCTGTCGATCAGCATCGACGGCGTGCCGGACGGCGCCACGCTGTCGGCCGGCACGCGCAACGCGGACGGTAGCTGGACGCTGACCGCCGGACAGCTCGACGGCCTGACGCTGACGCCTCCGGCGAACTTCAGCGGTGAACTGACGCTGTCGGTGACGGCGACGAGCCGCGAGGCCGATGGCTCCACGGCCAGCACCGCCGCCGTGATGGCGGTCATCGTGACGCCGGTCGCCGACGCGCCGCTGCTCGCCCTGTCCGACGTGACCGGGGCGGAGGACCAGCCCATCGCGCTTGGCATCGACGCCTCGCTGATCGACACCGACGGGTCGGAGAGCCTGACCGTCGCCATCGCCGGCCTGCCGGAGGGAGCGACGCTGTCCGCCGGCAGCCGCGGTCCCGACGGCGTGTGGCTGCTGACGGCGGCCGAGGCGGCGACGGTCACCGTCACGCCGCCGAGGGACTTCAGCGGCGACCTCGTCCTTGCCGTGACCGCCACCGCCACCGAATCGGATGGCGCCACGACGGCGCGCAGCGGCACGATGACCGTCTCGGTGGCTGGGGCCGCCGACACGCCCGACCTTGCCGTCACGGCGGCGACGGGTGCGGAGGACGGCGCCATCGCGCTCGACATCCGTGCCGCGCTGACCGACCTCGACGGGTCGGAGACGCTGTCGATCACCGTCGCCGGCCTGCCGGAGGGCGCCTCCCTGTCCGCCGGCACCCGCAATCCGGACGGAAGCTGGAGCCTGCGGCCGGCCGACCTCGAGGGGCTGAGCCTGGCGCCGCCCGCCGACTACAGCGGCACCCTGGCCCTGACCGTCGCGGCCACCGCGGCGGACGGCGACAGCCGGGCCACCCGCAGGGCGGAGCTGGCGGTGACCGTCACGCCGGTCGCCGACGCACCGGTCCTGGCCGCGGCGGACACGAGCGGCGCCGAGGATTCGGCGATCCCCCTCGACCTCTCCGCCGCCCTGGCTGATACCGACGGGTCGGAGAGCCTGACCGTCACCATCACCGGGGTTCCCGCGGACGCCAGCCTGTCGGCCGGTACGAAGAACGCCGACGGCACCTGGACCCTGACGGCGGTCCAGCTCGACGGGTTGACCCTCACTCCACCCGCGAACTTCAGCGGCGACATCGCGCTCGGCGTGACCGCCACCGCGACCGAGCAGGGCGGCGGCAGCGTCATCGCGACCGCCGCGCTCACCGTCACCGTGACCCCGGTCGCCGACCTGCCGACGCTGTCGGTGCGGGATGCCGCGGGCGACGAGGATACCGCCATCGCGCTCGACGTCGCGGCGGCGCTTACCGACACCGACGGGTCGGAGACGCTGTCGGTCACCATCGCCGGCCTGCCGGCCGAGGCCGTGCTGTCGGCCGGCACGCGCAACGAGGACGGAAGCTGGACGGTGCAGGCCAGCGACCTCGCCGGCCTGACGGTGACCCCGCCGCGCGACTTCAACGGCGACCTCACCCTGTCCGTCACCGCCACCAGCCGCGAGAGCGACGGCAAGACCGCCACCACGCCGGCCGCGACGCTGACCGTCGCGGTGGCGCCGGTGCCGGACGATCCGATCCTCGCCGTCGCGCCTGCGACGGGGGCGGAGGATGCGGCGATCGCGCTGGCCATCACGGCGGCGCCGCCGGAGGGCACGGACCTGCCGGTCTTCGTCACCGTCGCCGGCCTGCCGGCCGGGGCGCGGCTGTCGGACGGCGTACACAGCCTGACCGCCGACGGGCTGACGCCCGCCGACCTGACGGGCTGGGACCTGGGCGCGCTGGCGTTGGTGGCGCCGCCGAACTACAGCGGTGCGCTGGAACTGACGGTCTCCGTCTCCTCGCCGCTGCCCGACGGGACGCAGGCCACGGTCACCGCGCCGCTGCCGGTCACCGTGACCCCGGTGGCCGACGCCCCGACGCTGGCCGTCACGGCGGCGACGGGCGGCGTGAACGAGCCGGTGGCGCTCGACATCGCGGCCGCGCTCGCCGACCTCGACGGGTCGGAGAGCCTGTCTGTCACCGTCGCCGGCCTTCCCGCCGGGGCGAGCCTGTCGGCCGGCACCCGCAATGCCGATGGAAGCTGGACGCTGAGCCAGCAGCAGCTCGCCGGCCTGACCCTGACGCCGCCGGCCGGACAGGCCGGCAGCTTCGAGCTGTCCGTGACCGCCACCGCGCGTGAAAGCGACGGCTCCACCGCGGCGACGGCGGCGGCGCTGCATGTGGCGGTGGTGGACGGCCCCAACCGCATCGTGGTCAGCAACGCGGTCGATGCATCGGGCGCGCAGGACCGCAGCGACGGCTATGTCCTGTCCTATGCCGGTCCGTCCACCCGGCGGACCGTCGACGGCACCACCATGGACATCGCCGGTGTCGCGGCCGACAGCACGGTGTCGGTGGTGCGCGACGCCGCCGACAATCCGACGGTCACCGCCGACAAGGGCTTCGGCACCGTCCGCAACGTCCATGTCGCGAGCCAGGGCGGCGCCAGCGTCACCACGCAGAAGTTCGTCAGCAGCGACATCGACATGGCCGACGGCGGCGACTCCTCGGTCACCGTCCGTGACGGACTGTCGGGGACCGTCAACACCGGCTCCGGCAACGACCGGATCGAGTTCACCAGCGCCGGTGCGGCGGTCGCGGGCAGCGGGGCCGCCGGGACGGTGCGCGTCGCCAGCGGAGCGGGCAACGATGCCATCCTGCTGACCGCGCTGGCCGGGGTGTCGGTGGCCGGTGTGATCGATGCCGGGGCCGGCGACGATCTGGTCACCATCGACAACCGCAGCGCCGACACCGTCCATGGCGGGCTGGGCAACGACACCATTGCGGGTGGCGGCGGGGACGACGACCTCGACGGCGGCGACGGCGACGACAGCCTGTCCGGCGGCTCGGGCGGCGGCGACACGCTGACCGGCGGGGCCGGCAACGACGTGCTGCGCGACGGCGACGGCACCGCGCTGGCCGACGGCGGCAGCGGCGACGACACCATGGTCATCGACTACAAGGTGCCCGTCGGCGACTCCACGGTTCAGCGCATCCTGACCGGCGGTGCCGGCGCCGACACCCTGACGCTGACCGGCACGCTGTCCGACCTGCGCCTGTCCATCTACGGCGACGGCGTGGCGGAAGCGGCGACCGACGGGGCGGACTCCATCACGGTCAGCGGCACCTATGCCTCGGTCGATGTCTGGCTCGGCGGCGGCAACGACGTCTACCAGGGGGACAACACGGGCGGCAGCGCCAACACGACGCTGCTGGTGGACCGGGTGCATGGCGGCAGCGGCGACGACCGCATCAGCACCGGCGGCGGTGACGACATCCTGTGGGGCGACGACGGCAACGACAAGCTCTACGGCGGCTTCGGCAACGACACGCTCTACGGCGGGACGGGGCTGGACGACCTCTACGGCAACGGCGGCGACGACGTGCTCTACGGGGACGAGGGCAACGACACGCTGCGCGGCTTCGACGGCAACGACACGCTCTACGGCGGGTCGGGCGACGACGTCCTCTATGGCGAGAACAACAACGATCTGCTGGTCGGCGGCGAGGGCAACGATACCATTACCGGCGATGCCGGGGCCGATACCATCGACGGCGGGCTCGGCCTGTTCGACAAGCTGGACGGTGGCGCGGCCAACGACGAGATCACCGACGCCGACGGCGCCGCGGAGGTCTATGGCGGCACCGGCACGGACAAGCTGACCCTGACCTATGCCGACGACGGCGGGCGGCCCGATCTCGTCCGCATCATCTCGGGCGGCGACGGCATCGACACCATCACGGTGACCAGCGCCGACGCCGACCTGCAGTTCGCCATCGACGGCGACGACATGACGGACGAGACCGGCGACAACATCGACACGGTGACTCTGACCGGGGTCTACGCCTCTGCCAAGGTCCGGCTGGGCGGCGGCAACGACAGCTACATCGCCGACATGACCGACGCCACCACCGGCCGGGTGGACGAGGTCCATGCCGGCAGCGGCAACGATCTGGTCAAGACCGGCGGCGGCAACGACATCGTGGACGGCGGCACCGGCGACGACACCGTCTATGGCGGCGGCGGCAAGGACAGCCTGCTGGGCGGCGACGGCACCGACAAGCTCTACGGCGAGGCCGGCAACGACACCATCGACGGCGGGCTCGGCCTGTTCGACGAGATCTACGGCGGGGCCGGCGTCGACGTGATGACCGATTCCGACGGCGCCATGGTGGCAAACGGCGAGGCCGGCAACGACGTCTTCACCCTGACCTACACCGGCAACGGCGGGGTGTTCGATGCCCGGCGGGTCTATGGCGGCGACGGGCTCGACACCATCACGCTGACCAGCACCGACCCGCTGCTGTCCTTCCTCGTCTATGGCGACGGCGAGACCGAGACGGCCGGCGACAAGGCCGACGTGGTGCGGATGAACGGTACCTACAGCCGCGCCGACGTCTGGCTGGGCGGCGGCAACGACGACTATCAGGGCGACAACGGCGGGGCCGGCGGCGGCCGTGTCGACGTGGTGTGGGGCGGCAGCGGCGACGACCGCATCGGGCTCGGCGGCGGCGACGACATCGCCCATGGCGAGGACGGCAACGACGCCCTCTATGGCGGCGACGGCAACGACACCCTCTTCGGCGAGCTGGGCAACGACGTGCTGAACGGCAATCTCGGCAACGACCTGCTGTTCGGCGGCGAGGGCAACGACACGCTGTGGGGCCAGGACGGGGCCGACACGCTGGAGGGCGGCGGCGGCGACGACGTCTTCTACGGCGGCGACGGCAACGACCTGATGATCGGCGGGGCCGGCAACGACACCTTCACCGGCGGCACCGGTGCCGACACCTACGTCATCCGGCGCGGCGACGGCTACGACCGTATCCAGGACATGGCGACGGTGCAGGACCGCATCGACCTCAGCGAGTTCCACTTCGCCGGCGTGGCGGCGGTGAAGGCGCTGGCCCAGGACACGACCGACGGCGTGGTGATAAATCTGGCCGAGGACCAGCAGCTCCTGCTCTCGGGCTTGACGGCCCGGCAACTGACGGATGCTATGTTCGTCATCTGA
- a CDS encoding type I secretion system permease/ATPase, producing MSRDSSRTKDTGLRAALRRCMPAVGFCALFSGAINLLSLAAPLYMMQVYDRVLNSGNLSTLFALTLAVAAAHMAQATLDSVRGRLLARAGVILERGMRERVFQAELAGAVEPRTGRDGPIGGQGARDLDQIRQFLAGPAVLAAMDAPWVPLFVLVIALIHPWLAVTLIGGALLLLVLAILNEALIAGPIGNGTRSAMEAQTVFDAAIHNAPVVRAMAMDDALTRRWSGRRDEAVASLTRAADRGGVLSALVKFSRLFLQSLVLGLGALLALEQQISAGSIFASTFLLARALAPVELVVGSWRSIVTARQAWRRLSVLLLRHPPEAGGMEQPQPRGALAADQLGWAPEPGAAPILRGISVSLEPGEALGIVGPSGAGKSTLLRLLVGIHRPGAGSVTLDGADLAAWNRAQLGRLIGYLPQDVELIAGSVRDNIARFQDASPEAVVAAAEAAGCHEMIMALPKGYDTQVGDNGQILSGGQRQRVGLARALFGTPKLVVLDEPNANLDAMGEDRLMASLRHLKEAGTTLVIAAQRPRVLELADRMLVIRDGVPEMLGDRASVLARLMRPQASAALPAAGRTVVSLKGGGGA from the coding sequence GTGAGCCGGGACTCGAGCAGGACGAAGGACACGGGCCTGCGGGCCGCGCTGCGGCGCTGCATGCCGGCCGTCGGCTTCTGCGCGCTGTTCAGCGGCGCCATCAACCTGCTGTCGCTGGCCGCCCCGCTCTACATGATGCAGGTCTACGACCGGGTCCTGAACAGCGGCAACCTCTCCACCCTCTTCGCGCTGACCCTGGCGGTCGCCGCCGCCCATATGGCGCAGGCGACGCTCGATTCGGTCCGCGGCCGCCTTCTGGCGCGTGCCGGCGTCATCCTGGAACGCGGGATGCGCGAGCGCGTCTTCCAGGCGGAACTGGCGGGCGCCGTGGAACCGCGCACCGGCCGGGACGGCCCCATCGGCGGGCAGGGGGCCCGCGACCTCGACCAGATCCGCCAGTTCCTCGCCGGACCGGCCGTCCTGGCGGCGATGGATGCCCCGTGGGTCCCGCTGTTCGTGCTGGTCATCGCCCTGATCCATCCCTGGCTCGCGGTGACGCTGATCGGCGGCGCCCTCCTTCTGCTCGTGCTGGCCATCCTGAACGAGGCGCTGATCGCCGGCCCGATCGGCAACGGCACCCGGAGCGCCATGGAGGCCCAGACCGTCTTCGACGCGGCGATCCACAACGCGCCGGTGGTGCGCGCCATGGCGATGGACGATGCCCTGACCCGGCGGTGGAGCGGCCGGCGCGACGAGGCGGTCGCCAGCCTGACCCGCGCCGCCGACCGCGGCGGCGTCCTGTCGGCCCTGGTGAAGTTCAGCCGCCTGTTCCTGCAGAGCCTGGTCCTCGGGCTGGGCGCCCTGCTGGCGCTGGAGCAGCAGATCTCCGCCGGCTCCATCTTCGCCTCCACCTTCCTGCTGGCCCGGGCGCTCGCGCCGGTGGAGCTGGTGGTGGGCTCCTGGCGATCCATCGTCACGGCCCGTCAGGCGTGGCGCCGTCTCAGCGTGCTGCTGCTGCGCCACCCGCCGGAAGCCGGCGGCATGGAACAGCCGCAGCCCCGCGGCGCCCTGGCGGCCGACCAGCTCGGCTGGGCGCCGGAGCCCGGGGCCGCACCGATCCTGCGCGGGATCTCCGTCTCGCTGGAGCCCGGGGAGGCGCTCGGCATCGTCGGTCCCAGCGGAGCGGGAAAATCCACGCTGCTGCGCCTGCTGGTCGGCATCCACCGGCCGGGGGCGGGCAGCGTGACGCTGGACGGGGCCGACCTGGCGGCGTGGAACCGCGCCCAGCTCGGCCGGCTGATCGGCTATCTGCCGCAGGATGTCGAGCTGATCGCCGGCAGCGTGCGCGACAACATCGCCCGCTTCCAGGACGCCTCGCCCGAAGCGGTGGTCGCCGCGGCGGAGGCTGCCGGCTGCCACGAGATGATCATGGCCCTGCCCAAGGGCTACGACACGCAGGTCGGGGATAACGGGCAGATCCTGTCGGGCGGCCAGCGCCAGCGCGTCGGGCTCGCCCGCGCCCTGTTCGGCACCCCGAAGCTGGTGGTGCTGGACGAGCCGAACGCCAACCTGGACGCCATGGGGGAAGACCGGCTGATGGCCAGTCTGCGCCACCTGAAGGAGGCGGGAACCACCCTCGTCATCGCCGCCCAGCGCCCGCGCGTGCTGGAGTTGGCCGACCGCATGCTGGTGATCCGCGACGGCGTGCCGGAGATGCTGGGCGACCGCGCCTCCGTGCTGGCCCGCCTGATGCGGCCGCAGGCGTCCGCGGCCCTCCCCGCCGCCGGCAGGACGGTGGTCAGCCTGAAGGGCGGGGGTGGCGCATGA